In Blautia wexlerae DSM 19850, a single window of DNA contains:
- a CDS encoding sensor histidine kinase, with translation MLYFLLICFIFILACSLFSITRTIRNINKQIKEKRKIRVSLSNRDIEELAYAINQKDTLHKKLQVQIRQEEEQLKQSISNISHDLRTPLTSIQGYLTLLQECEDKQEQDQYIEIIKAKTDYLTDLVQEFYDLSVVENEQFDVECEKVDINRIVTDCLIEKYYEFGEIQPIIQTEKSPVWIYGNNLVCKRIIENLITNAIRYADNYIEVSINQEGVFMIKNSTQSLDEMDINLLFSKFYTADKSRTKGGSGLGLYIVKELLKKINGKIENVCYKENILLIEIRFSMYSNS, from the coding sequence ATGCTCTATTTTTTATTGATTTGTTTTATATTCATATTAGCATGTTCCCTTTTTTCTATTACTAGAACAATTCGCAATATAAATAAGCAGATAAAGGAAAAACGAAAAATAAGAGTATCTTTATCAAATAGAGATATTGAGGAGTTAGCTTATGCGATCAATCAAAAAGATACCCTGCATAAGAAACTGCAAGTTCAAATTAGGCAAGAAGAAGAACAGTTAAAGCAATCTATATCTAATATAAGCCATGATCTAAGAACCCCATTAACATCTATACAGGGTTATCTTACACTTTTACAAGAATGTGAAGATAAACAGGAGCAAGACCAATATATTGAAATCATTAAAGCAAAAACAGATTATCTCACAGATCTGGTGCAAGAATTTTATGATTTATCTGTGGTAGAAAATGAGCAGTTTGATGTTGAATGTGAGAAGGTTGATATAAATAGAATTGTTACAGATTGCTTAATTGAAAAGTATTATGAATTTGGGGAAATCCAGCCGATTATTCAAACAGAAAAATCTCCGGTGTGGATATATGGCAATAATCTTGTCTGTAAACGTATTATCGAAAATTTAATTACAAATGCAATCCGTTATGCTGATAACTATATTGAAGTATCCATTAACCAGGAAGGCGTGTTCATGATTAAAAATTCAACGCAATCCCTTGATGAGATGGATATAAATTTATTATTCAGCAAGTTTTATACCGCTGATAAGTCACGCACCAAAGGTGGTTCCGGTTTGGGATTGTATATTGTAAAAGAATTACTGAAAAAAATCAATGGTAAAATTGAAAATGTCTGTTACAAAGAAAATATTTTGCTTATTGAAATCCGATTTTCCATGTATAGTAATTCTTAA
- a CDS encoding alpha/beta fold hydrolase, translating to MKYIFLHGLGQVPSDWETTIKRLDLGVDVDCPNLSDWLSGKEASYLNLYHALESYCEQQEGPLHLCGLSLGGILTLHYALEHAEKVASLVLIGTQYIMPKRLLKFQNMIFHLMPNRSFRKMGFGKKDFISLSKSMMDLDFQKDLEKINCRVLVLCGEKDKVNMSATIELKQQINHAELKIIPHAGHEINKDNPVELRKILSNFYRCE from the coding sequence ATGAAATACATATTTTTGCATGGACTTGGACAAGTGCCTTCAGATTGGGAAACTACAATTAAGAGATTAGATTTGGGGGTGGATGTTGACTGTCCTAATTTATCTGATTGGCTTTCAGGAAAAGAAGCTAGCTATTTGAATTTATATCATGCACTGGAGAGTTATTGTGAACAGCAAGAAGGACCTCTGCATTTATGCGGTCTTTCATTGGGGGGAATCCTTACTTTACATTATGCATTGGAACATGCAGAGAAAGTAGCCTCTCTGGTATTAATTGGTACGCAATATATCATGCCGAAGCGGTTATTGAAATTTCAGAATATGATATTTCACCTTATGCCAAACAGGAGTTTTCGCAAAATGGGATTTGGAAAAAAAGATTTTATCAGTCTATCCAAATCCATGATGGATTTAGATTTTCAAAAAGATTTAGAAAAAATAAATTGCAGGGTACTTGTGTTATGTGGCGAAAAGGATAAGGTAAATATGTCTGCTACCATAGAATTGAAACAGCAGATCAATCATGCAGAATTAAAGATTATTCCTCACGCCGGTCATGAAATAAATAAAGATAATCCGGTTGAATTAAGAAAGATTCTCAGTAATTTTTATAGATGTGAATGA
- a CDS encoding nuclear transport factor 2 family protein, giving the protein MDEREKMIRLWFSMWLEKKDLGIDDIFAENVIYTESWGPCYRNREIVKHWFQEWNTRGSVIAWDIKQFFHKENQTVVEWYFKNVMDNGDIEEFDGISLIEWTLENKIQSLKEFGCNLHNYNPYQRSDMPQFREEKINWF; this is encoded by the coding sequence ATGGATGAGAGAGAAAAAATGATCCGATTATGGTTTTCCATGTGGCTGGAAAAGAAGGATTTGGGAATTGATGATATTTTTGCAGAAAACGTGATTTATACAGAAAGTTGGGGACCATGTTATCGCAATCGTGAAATAGTAAAACATTGGTTTCAGGAATGGAATACGAGAGGAAGCGTGATTGCATGGGATATTAAACAGTTTTTTCACAAAGAAAATCAGACAGTAGTAGAATGGTATTTTAAAAATGTGATGGATAATGGAGATATAGAAGAATTTGATGGAATCTCTTTAATTGAATGGACGTTAGAGAATAAAATCCAATCCTTGAAGGAATTTGGTTGTAATCTTCATAACTATAATCCGTACCAAAGGAGTGATATGCCTCAATTTAGAGAAGAAAAAATTAATTGGTTCTAA
- a CDS encoding response regulator transcription factor produces the protein MKQILIVEDDELLNKMLVYNLQSESYGIVSVETVKEAMEVLKSQQFDLVLLDINLPDGNGYAIAKTIREKYCDTIVIFLTANDRESDEIRGYELGAVDYITKPFSINFLQRKVENVLRMMRHHVSIQDVFDDGRLFLNFAEQTAMLNGKPLTLSTLEFRMLNLFCQNRNRVLTRKQLLEKIWDCTENYVDEHTLTTTLSRIRGKIETNGTVYIKTVYGMGYKWTGGEPA, from the coding sequence ATGAAACAAATTTTAATTGTAGAAGATGATGAACTTTTGAATAAAATGTTAGTTTACAACTTACAGTCAGAATCCTATGGGATTGTTTCTGTGGAAACGGTAAAAGAAGCCATGGAAGTACTAAAAAGCCAGCAGTTTGATTTGGTCCTATTGGATATTAACCTTCCGGATGGAAATGGATATGCGATTGCAAAAACAATCCGGGAAAAATATTGTGATACCATTGTAATTTTTCTGACTGCTAATGATAGGGAAAGTGATGAGATCCGGGGATATGAACTTGGAGCAGTAGATTATATTACAAAACCTTTTTCAATCAATTTTCTACAGAGAAAAGTAGAAAATGTACTGCGTATGATGCGGCATCATGTATCTATACAGGATGTCTTTGATGATGGCAGGCTGTTTTTAAATTTTGCAGAGCAGACGGCTATGCTAAACGGGAAACCATTAACCTTATCTACCTTGGAATTTCGGATGCTGAACCTGTTCTGCCAGAACCGCAATCGTGTATTAACAAGAAAGCAGTTGTTGGAAAAAATATGGGACTGCACAGAGAATTATGTGGACGAGCATACGTTGACGACAACGTTAAGCCGCATCCGGGGAAAGATTGAAACAAATGGAACAGTATATATCAAAACGGTGTATGGCATGGGATACAAATGGACCGGAGGTGAACCAGCATGA
- a CDS encoding sensor histidine kinase: MIGKKISVKKMFFWLTSGMALSMTAIILVSFFLTKHIVVLWVGLALIVCATLWMLFMVQLLGMRLSNFTSELCQILDDMMNRSQEPENVSDRETIFARIHHRLVRLYNILQESNRKVEAERQELQSLVSDISHQVRTPVSNMKMIVDTLLTKSLEEQERNEFLKSVRGQINKLDFLIQALVKTSRLETGVIQLEKEDHFIYDTLAQAMSGILYSAEQKKIHVSVECPEDVSVSHDSKWTEEAIFNLLDNAVKYTPTGGSIHVSVAQWEMYVEIKVSDTGKGISESNQASIFKRFYREEEIHNQPGVGIGLYLTREIVTQQGGYVTVESQVGKGSAFSIFLPR; encoded by the coding sequence ATGATAGGAAAGAAAATCTCTGTAAAAAAGATGTTTTTTTGGCTGACTTCTGGAATGGCACTTTCAATGACAGCAATCATATTGGTCTCATTCTTTCTGACAAAACATATCGTAGTGTTATGGGTTGGTCTGGCATTAATAGTCTGTGCAACACTGTGGATGCTTTTTATGGTACAACTGTTGGGGATGAGATTGTCAAATTTTACTTCTGAATTGTGCCAGATCCTTGACGACATGATGAACCGTAGTCAAGAGCCTGAAAATGTATCAGACAGGGAGACGATTTTTGCCCGTATCCATCATCGTCTGGTGCGTCTGTATAATATCCTGCAGGAAAGTAACCGGAAGGTAGAAGCAGAAAGGCAGGAATTACAGTCCTTGGTGTCAGATATTTCCCATCAGGTCAGGACTCCGGTAAGCAACATGAAAATGATTGTAGATACACTTTTGACAAAATCCCTGGAAGAACAGGAGCGGAATGAGTTTCTTAAAAGTGTAAGAGGCCAGATCAATAAGCTGGATTTTTTAATACAGGCATTAGTCAAAACCTCCCGTTTGGAAACCGGGGTGATTCAATTAGAAAAAGAAGATCATTTCATATATGATACTTTAGCGCAAGCTATGAGTGGAATCTTATATTCTGCAGAACAAAAAAAGATCCATGTATCAGTGGAATGTCCGGAGGATGTGAGTGTGTCCCATGACAGTAAGTGGACAGAAGAAGCGATTTTTAATCTGTTGGACAATGCGGTAAAATATACCCCGACAGGAGGAAGCATCCATGTGTCTGTAGCGCAATGGGAAATGTATGTGGAGATAAAAGTATCCGATACCGGAAAAGGAATTTCAGAGAGCAATCAGGCATCTATTTTCAAGAGGTTTTACCGGGAAGAAGAGATTCATAATCAGCCGGGTGTTGGGATCGGTCTTTATCTGACCAGGGAAATTGTGACACAGCAGGGCGGCTACGTTACGGTGGAATCACAGGTTGGAAAGGGGTCAGCATTTTCTATTTTTCTGCCGAGATAA
- a CDS encoding ABC transporter ATP-binding protein, whose amino-acid sequence MAAVKLVSLTKEYQNGENYIRAVDDVSFSIKEGEFIAVIGASGSGKSTLINLISGLEKPTHGCVYVHDVNLTQLSLEEQISFRRWHIGVVFQKYNLIPAMNVFENIVLPAKLLERTVDEKEVFHLAKTLGIEEKLFQMPDELSGGQQQRAAIARAVYAHPTILLGDELTGNLDSRTSVSVMELLKKISRQYQQTMLVVTHDEKIAAMADRIIRMKDGRVVEDERL is encoded by the coding sequence ATGGCAGCTGTAAAATTAGTTTCACTTACAAAAGAATATCAAAATGGAGAAAATTATATAAGAGCCGTTGATGATGTATCCTTTTCCATAAAAGAGGGAGAGTTTATTGCAGTCATTGGTGCTTCCGGAAGCGGAAAGTCAACCCTGATAAATTTGATCAGCGGATTGGAAAAGCCAACCCATGGATGTGTTTATGTGCATGATGTAAATTTGACGCAATTATCTTTAGAAGAACAGATATCTTTTCGTAGATGGCACATTGGTGTTGTTTTTCAAAAATATAATCTGATTCCTGCTATGAATGTGTTTGAGAATATCGTGCTTCCGGCAAAATTACTGGAGAGGACAGTAGATGAAAAAGAGGTTTTCCATTTGGCAAAAACTCTGGGGATCGAAGAGAAGCTCTTTCAGATGCCGGATGAGTTATCGGGAGGACAACAACAAAGAGCTGCCATTGCCAGAGCTGTCTACGCCCATCCTACCATTCTGTTGGGGGATGAGTTGACGGGAAATCTGGATTCCAGAACCAGCGTCTCTGTTATGGAACTGTTAAAAAAGATCAGCAGGCAATATCAGCAGACCATGCTTGTGGTTACCCATGATGAAAAAATCGCTGCCATGGCAGATCGGATCATCCGCATGAAAGACGGAAGGGTGGTGGAAGATGAAAGACTATGA
- a CDS encoding FtsX-like permease family protein: protein MKDYDYHRPAEKVLLDSYRKQNRNKNRLLFLAVALTVGAIFCMISFAYGKIQVDIQKHIRTDGMTVSTYLENGTEEMAGQLHTLSYIAETGKEKFAGKLFDQMIKYCDCVVADETAFETMLCPAYTQIVGTYPKQENEIMLSTKTLAYLGISEPKVGMELKLDFYWNDLFQTKGTGQQTFQLSGYFTEYQNQGASSSIAFLSEKKLKESGAGWNPCRILLKPEKDSVSGIQMEQQLQEDIRLKEGQRIVSMDSAAYRAVEGMLGSYGFAALFSFLILLCMFLFIYNILNLSLGKDLQQYGLMEVIGVQQHQIIQVMFRQILEVVLKGSLAGVAIGSLVVLGILPSVIEKLYLGQAEELEGISFYQPVFFLIAILPVAMTLGVVILLVKQKIKVLSPLECMNYGTGNVAEKKQTKKKKAVFQSFGNKPEVYLARRYLFYNKKAFFITMISLTIGCGLALGSSVIVKGVDLQNQFIKEPDFQIRITQEACRTLMETSPDTENMVFFPKEFLENIKQTAGNSLQDETKIQGFYPIIGKQGRDSIKLLNDGETVPTVIQKISSSEKEKLQEFLKEQEITAEWETFAHENGTILLHDHRVSEYAEEQVLEQLGTPIEVYDLVPVGTDMSDLLPETLVNCGYLDITKEGFPELELCWDGRNTNLLLVTEETFENLSENLTPQTFEMSFSVEKEQESGCKNRLKGMIQTENMEFQSENGYAEQLNLFQMESRSDLLLKEQEYIQTSRLLLLVISGCLIFIGIMNFLNVRVTDMLLRKKECAIMNCVGMTRKQLQRMFLAEGMFTWLLLSVLLVTTGTLLIGGIGWYMKTKISYFVFYYPMQEMAGMLLLLLAVSLVTPGILYRRVLAKNK, encoded by the coding sequence ATGAAAGACTATGATTATCACCGTCCGGCAGAAAAAGTGCTTTTGGATTCTTATCGAAAGCAGAACCGGAACAAAAACCGCCTTTTGTTTCTGGCAGTTGCACTTACCGTTGGAGCGATTTTCTGTATGATAAGTTTTGCCTATGGGAAGATCCAGGTGGACATCCAGAAACATATCCGGACAGATGGAATGACAGTGTCAACGTATCTTGAAAATGGTACAGAAGAAATGGCAGGACAGCTGCATACGCTTTCCTACATAGCAGAAACGGGAAAAGAAAAATTTGCCGGAAAACTATTCGATCAAATGATAAAATATTGTGACTGTGTTGTGGCAGATGAAACAGCATTTGAAACTATGCTCTGTCCGGCCTATACACAGATCGTGGGAACGTATCCCAAACAGGAAAATGAAATCATGCTTTCCACCAAAACCTTGGCGTATCTGGGAATTTCAGAACCAAAGGTGGGAATGGAATTAAAGCTGGATTTTTATTGGAATGACCTTTTCCAAACAAAAGGAACCGGACAGCAGACGTTTCAGCTTTCCGGATATTTTACAGAATATCAGAATCAGGGGGCAAGTTCTTCCATTGCATTTTTGTCTGAGAAGAAACTGAAAGAAAGCGGAGCTGGATGGAATCCCTGCAGGATACTGCTGAAACCGGAAAAGGATTCTGTCAGTGGCATACAGATGGAACAACAGTTGCAGGAAGATATCCGGTTGAAAGAAGGACAGCGGATCGTCAGCATGGATTCGGCTGCATACCGGGCAGTGGAAGGAATGCTGGGAAGCTATGGATTTGCAGCTCTATTTTCTTTTCTGATTCTGCTGTGTATGTTTTTGTTCATCTATAATATTTTGAATTTATCATTAGGAAAAGATTTACAGCAATATGGTCTGATGGAAGTGATTGGGGTACAACAGCATCAGATTATACAAGTGATGTTCCGGCAGATACTGGAAGTTGTCTTAAAGGGAAGTCTTGCAGGCGTTGCCATAGGCAGTCTGGTGGTACTTGGAATCCTGCCCTCTGTCATTGAAAAACTGTATCTTGGACAGGCAGAAGAACTGGAGGGGATTTCTTTCTATCAGCCTGTGTTCTTTCTGATAGCCATCCTGCCAGTGGCAATGACTTTGGGTGTTGTGATACTTCTGGTAAAGCAAAAAATCAAAGTTCTGAGTCCTCTGGAGTGTATGAACTATGGAACTGGGAATGTTGCAGAGAAGAAACAAACAAAGAAAAAGAAAGCGGTTTTCCAAAGCTTTGGAAACAAGCCGGAAGTTTATCTGGCCAGGAGATATCTGTTTTACAATAAAAAGGCTTTTTTTATCACTATGATTTCTCTGACTATAGGATGTGGATTAGCACTTGGATCTTCGGTGATTGTAAAGGGAGTAGATCTGCAAAACCAGTTTATAAAAGAACCTGATTTTCAAATCCGCATCACACAGGAAGCCTGCAGAACACTGATGGAAACCTCCCCGGATACAGAAAATATGGTCTTTTTCCCGAAAGAATTCTTGGAGAACATAAAGCAGACTGCCGGAAACAGCCTGCAGGATGAAACAAAGATCCAGGGATTTTACCCTATTATCGGGAAACAAGGTCGGGATAGCATCAAGTTATTAAATGACGGGGAAACTGTTCCGACAGTGATCCAAAAAATTTCTTCTTCTGAAAAAGAAAAACTGCAGGAATTTTTGAAAGAGCAGGAGATAACAGCAGAGTGGGAAACATTTGCACACGAAAACGGAACAATTCTTCTCCATGACCACAGAGTATCAGAATATGCAGAAGAGCAGGTATTGGAGCAGCTTGGAACCCCGATAGAAGTGTATGACCTGGTTCCGGTGGGAACGGATATGTCCGACCTGCTTCCAGAGACACTGGTAAATTGCGGGTATCTGGATATTACAAAGGAAGGATTTCCGGAATTAGAGTTGTGCTGGGATGGCAGAAATACCAATCTTCTTCTTGTAACAGAAGAAACCTTTGAAAACCTGTCAGAGAATCTGACCCCACAGACCTTTGAAATGAGCTTTTCGGTAGAAAAGGAACAGGAATCCGGCTGCAAAAACAGGTTAAAGGGAATGATCCAAACAGAAAATATGGAATTTCAGTCTGAAAACGGATATGCGGAGCAATTAAATTTATTCCAGATGGAGAGTCGGTCAGACCTTTTATTAAAAGAACAGGAGTATATTCAGACCAGCAGGCTGTTGCTTCTGGTAATTAGTGGATGCCTGATCTTTATTGGGATTATGAATTTTTTAAATGTAAGGGTAACGGATATGTTACTTCGGAAAAAAGAATGTGCCATTATGAATTGTGTGGGAATGACCAGAAAGCAGTTGCAGCGGATGTTCCTTGCGGAAGGAATGTTTACCTGGCTGTTGCTGAGTGTTCTTCTGGTAACAACGGGAACGCTGTTGATAGGTGGGATTGGATGGTACATGAAAACAAAGATTTCTTATTTTGTATTCTATTATCCTATGCAAGAAATGGCAGGAATGTTGCTGTTGTTATTGGCAGTCAGTCTGGTAACTCCCGGAATCCTATATCGAAGAGTTCTTGCAAAAAATAAATAG
- a CDS encoding ABC transporter ATP-binding protein, whose amino-acid sequence MSILQTIDLRKYYGTEPNITKALDGVNFSVEEGEFVAVVGTSGSGKSTMLHMMGGLDTPTSGRVIVRGEELAKKNDEELTIFRRRNIGFIFQNYNLVPILNVYENIVLPVELDGDTVNQGFMDEVVHMLALEDKLKNMPNNLSGGQQQRVAIARALVAKPAIVLADEPTGNLDSKTSADVMGLIKRTSYEFHQTVVMITHNNEIARLADRIVRIEDGKIVE is encoded by the coding sequence ATGAGTATTTTACAGACAATCGATTTAAGAAAATATTATGGTACGGAACCGAATATTACAAAGGCACTGGATGGTGTGAATTTTTCAGTGGAAGAAGGCGAATTTGTAGCGGTAGTAGGCACTTCGGGTTCCGGAAAATCCACGATGCTTCATATGATGGGAGGTCTGGACACGCCTACCAGCGGAAGAGTTATTGTACGGGGAGAAGAACTGGCAAAGAAAAACGATGAGGAGCTGACGATTTTCAGGAGAAGAAATATTGGTTTCATTTTCCAAAATTATAATCTGGTTCCGATTTTGAATGTTTATGAGAATATTGTCCTTCCGGTAGAACTGGATGGAGATACGGTAAATCAGGGATTTATGGATGAGGTGGTTCATATGCTGGCGCTGGAAGATAAACTAAAGAATATGCCGAATAACCTCTCAGGAGGACAGCAGCAGAGAGTTGCGATTGCAAGGGCATTAGTTGCAAAACCTGCAATCGTGCTTGCCGATGAACCTACAGGGAACCTCGACTCGAAAACCAGTGCAGATGTTATGGGATTGATCAAACGGACCAGTTATGAGTTTCACCAGACGGTGGTAATGATTACACATAACAATGAGATCGCCCGGCTTGCAGACCGGATTGTCCGCATTGAGGACGGAAAGATTGTGGAGTAA
- a CDS encoding ABC transporter permease gives MYGKESSTQGFNGFFAYADKETLYMARSQMKLADGDLPIEKNEIVVSKEWLSKFSPDCHIGDSVTLDTESFSGEYTISGILDTTGQEKQNMYSFLISKEMLEQCKKYEPDGFFAYVHLKNVDQLDGELIKSYVQKIKEELQIPGVGFQDAYFRYIDGDISMENVLLLMAFAGIVLVGGCVVIQSIFRISIIDKIKSYGQLRTIGATKKQIMRIVKKEGHSLGWKGLSIGILLGLGVTLLLFPRGFSLLGYLLVIGCTVLIC, from the coding sequence ATGTACGGGAAGGAATCTTCTACACAGGGATTTAATGGCTTCTTTGCTTATGCTGATAAAGAAACCCTGTATATGGCACGTTCCCAGATGAAATTGGCAGATGGAGATTTACCGATAGAGAAAAATGAAATTGTAGTAAGTAAAGAATGGCTTTCTAAATTCTCCCCAGACTGCCATATAGGTGATTCTGTTACCTTGGATACGGAAAGTTTTTCAGGGGAGTATACTATTTCAGGCATTTTAGATACAACAGGGCAAGAAAAACAAAATATGTACTCTTTTCTTATCTCAAAAGAAATGCTGGAACAGTGTAAGAAGTATGAACCTGACGGATTCTTTGCCTATGTACATCTGAAAAATGTAGATCAGTTAGACGGAGAACTTATTAAATCTTATGTTCAGAAGATCAAAGAGGAGTTACAGATACCTGGAGTCGGATTTCAGGATGCTTATTTCCGTTATATTGACGGAGACATTTCCATGGAGAATGTTTTGCTGCTTATGGCTTTTGCCGGTATTGTTTTGGTAGGCGGATGTGTTGTAATCCAAAGTATTTTCCGCATCTCCATTATTGATAAAATAAAAAGTTATGGACAGCTTCGGACTATTGGTGCTACCAAAAAGCAAATTATGCGTATTGTAAAAAAAGAAGGACATTCTCTGGGGTGGAAGGGGTTGTCTATCGGGATTTTGCTTGGTTTAGGAGTAACACTCTTGTTGTTTCCTAGAGGTTTTTCTCTTTTAGGCTATCTTTTAGTGATTGGATGTACAGTATTGATCTGCTAG
- a CDS encoding ABC transporter permease has protein sequence MKLAANISPVEAVRFTSPQKKIKNRTKRKKISPCSLGMLNFRRDWKKTVSIVFSLSLGGILLLAVSSLLILQSPEKLARQHFKNGDYKIYMDSDKEHIDLLKQGNPLNEELKQEIQDIDGVEEILVTRKSAGFEATFHGITAHGTCDMITRENRELLVQTVLEGSMPGDNGILLKDNYRDFDGKEKVGETIELSLGEKTIPVTISGFFDGKKTIFASGHGPIGVDGPMMFLPEKLFQELIPDVTNFDYSWDIVCDPDKSEKVGKALENLVVSHTDIGLDTFEDKVDSYGYMNVAYGIMQVISWFIFLFGVINLINTTLSNQYSRRQENSVLRSVGLAPKQLTQMAVWEGMGYVVSSILLMLAIGLPITLLVWRKFSISAYAGQILPYEFPWLQMGVYVVVLVTVEFILSVWTIRRQKKQSLIEQMRAME, from the coding sequence GTGAAATTAGCCGCAAATATTTCACCGGTTGAAGCAGTTCGTTTTACTTCGCCTCAGAAGAAGATAAAGAACCGAACAAAGAGAAAAAAGATTAGTCCTTGTTCTCTCGGAATGCTGAACTTTCGTAGGGATTGGAAAAAAACAGTCAGTATTGTGTTTTCTCTAAGTTTGGGCGGGATTCTGCTTTTAGCTGTTAGTTCTTTGCTGATTCTGCAATCGCCGGAAAAACTGGCAAGACAGCACTTTAAAAATGGGGATTATAAGATTTATATGGATTCGGATAAGGAACATATTGATCTTCTCAAACAGGGAAATCCATTGAATGAAGAATTGAAACAGGAAATCCAGGATATTGATGGAGTGGAAGAGATTCTGGTCACAAGGAAATCAGCAGGTTTTGAAGCCACTTTCCATGGAATTACTGCTCATGGTACTTGCGACATGATCACTAGAGAAAATAGGGAACTTCTGGTACAAACTGTTTTAGAAGGGAGTATGCCTGGCGACAATGGTATTTTATTGAAAGACAATTATCGTGATTTTGATGGAAAAGAAAAAGTGGGGGAAACCATAGAACTTTCATTGGGAGAGAAAACGATTCCTGTAACCATATCAGGTTTTTTTGATGGAAAAAAAACTATCTTTGCCAGTGGACATGGTCCAATCGGAGTGGATGGACCAATGATGTTTTTGCCGGAAAAACTGTTTCAGGAGTTAATACCAGATGTAACTAATTTTGATTACTCTTGGGATATTGTCTGTGATCCGGATAAATCGGAAAAAGTGGGAAAGGCTTTGGAGAATCTTGTTGTTTCACATACCGATATTGGTTTAGATACCTTTGAGGATAAGGTAGATAGTTATGGGTATATGAATGTAGCATATGGCATAATGCAGGTGATTTCATGGTTCATCTTTTTGTTTGGTGTGATTAACCTTATCAATACAACACTTTCCAATCAATATTCGCGGAGACAAGAAAATAGCGTGCTGCGTTCGGTTGGGTTAGCTCCAAAACAATTGACACAAATGGCTGTATGGGAAGGAATGGGGTATGTAGTTAGCAGTATTTTGCTTATGCTTGCCATTGGGCTACCAATTACTCTTCTGGTATGGAGAAAATTTAGTATCAGTGCTTACGCTGGACAAATCCTTCCTTACGAATTTCCATGGTTGCAGATGGGAGTATATGTAGTAGTACTTGTGACAGTAGAGTTCATTTTGTCTGTTTGGACAATCCGCAGGCAGAAAAAACAATCCCTGATTGAACAAATGCGGGCAATGGAATAA
- a CDS encoding response regulator transcription factor encodes MRKILIVEDDKVLNKTLAYNLTADGYEVTSAYSFLDAVERLKESEFDIALLDINLPDGNGLHLCDEIRGRGQHTYIMFITANDKEGDMLKGYEAGCTDYITKPFSVMVLCKKVAAVFANMELRTPKHDVFEDEVLKIDFSEQSAVLEGKVIDFTPKEYRTLFLFVKNPHIILTKRQLIEKLWDIDGDFVDEHTLTTIISRIRKKIETDERKYIKTAYGMGYQWIGGESR; translated from the coding sequence TTGAGGAAAATTTTAATTGTAGAAGATGATAAAGTACTAAATAAAACACTGGCTTATAATCTTACTGCGGATGGTTATGAAGTAACTTCTGCATACAGTTTTCTGGATGCAGTAGAACGATTGAAAGAGAGTGAATTTGATATCGCTCTGTTGGATATTAATCTGCCGGATGGGAACGGTCTGCATTTATGTGATGAAATCAGAGGAAGAGGGCAGCATACCTATATTATGTTTATCACAGCAAATGATAAAGAAGGCGATATGCTGAAAGGCTATGAAGCCGGATGCACAGATTATATTACAAAACCATTTTCGGTGATGGTTCTCTGCAAAAAGGTAGCAGCTGTTTTTGCAAATATGGAATTGCGGACACCAAAGCATGATGTATTTGAGGATGAAGTTTTGAAAATTGACTTTTCCGAGCAGAGTGCGGTTTTGGAAGGAAAAGTGATAGATTTTACACCAAAAGAATACCGTACCTTATTTTTATTTGTAAAAAATCCGCACATTATATTAACAAAGCGGCAACTGATTGAGAAACTGTGGGATATTGATGGGGATTTTGTAGATGAGCATACGCTTACTACCATCATCAGCCGGATTCGCAAAAAGATTGAAACAGATGAGCGAAAATATATTAAAACTGCTTATGGAATGGGGTATCAATGGATAGGCGGTGAATCACGATGA